TTTAGACTCTGATCTTCCTAGTGGAATGATTTTCTGAAAGAAACATCCTAATTGCTATCCGTCTTGACAAAAAGACCATCGCTCCTGCTTAAAAACGGACAAAAGTAAGGTACCTGAATATTAAACTTTGATGCTTCGACATGGTTCTTCCCTAAAATTGTTGTGTGCCTTGCTGCAGCTTTAGCGACGGGAAACAAGAGCACATAGGAAATTTGAGAATGAGACAAAGGCAAGGCTGACTCGGTTCCAGTTCTTCTCATGCCATCACAACTATATTCGATTTACCGGTGCGTGCTCGTCTCTTTTGGACAGCAATTACATCTGTACTTGCTGAGCGGTTAAGAGAAGAATATTCCACTTCTTAGTGCTGATTTATATTACCTGGACAGGTTTCTCTTCATGGAAACTTGCTTGCTGAAATCCAGTAGTCAAGAGCTAAGCGAAGGATCAAATGCATTAAATTGGACAACTCAGACCTACCAGGTGTCAGCAGGCTGGCTAGCAGCCCCAGGGAAGCAGCACGCACGGCCGGTCTTTTTCTTTTCCGTGGGAACCTTCACTCCTGCCTGCTGCTTTGGGTAATGGCCATAGTCTTTGCCACTACTCAAGCATCCGAACTTGTTTCCGGTTATTCACACATCTGATTTTGTTGCTCCTCCTCAAAGCTAACAAATCTAAGCTTAGGCGCACCACATCCTGCAACCATCACGGCTTCTCCTCTGTCAGACTGTCACCACCAGGCAAACAGGGAAGCGGTGCCTCAGATGCATCTGCTTTCTCACGCTGTGCAGCACAGGTGGAGAATTTTGCACAGCATCCTCGTTGTTTTCCTCCTCTATCTCCAGTAGACCTCGTCGCACCCCCTTCCACAGCTATTGAACCTCTTCCTCCGTTGCTATACGACCAATGCTGGTGAAGGCTCCTCTTTGCGCGCGTCGCCACCGGCAAGGCCAACCAGCTCTTCGGCGTCCGCTTCCTCCCGCCGACGGTGTCGCGGCCATAACACCGAACGGATCAAGCGGTGCTGAAAGGCCACAGCCTGGCGAGCTCCTTGGCAGCCGAGTCCAGTGCTCGCACAACCACGGAAATCGACCGCAACGCCTAGCAGCGTAGAGGGCAGGGTCTCGGTAGCGGCGAGGAGGACGGCGTCGAGAGGTGCGGGGATTGGGTTCAATTTAAAGGAGAGAGCTCGCGTGATGATTTGGAATTTGGAATCGTCACGTTTCTTTTCCGTCCCTGGTTCCGGTGCTAGGTCCAACTCGAAGCCACTTCGTGCAATATACAATCTCTGTGGCGTGCGATATGGAAACCACGGACGAAACCAAGATTGGACGACGGAACCacgacggaccaaaccacggaaacgcttcttcctttattattaggtatagattttatTTTAGAGAGGCCCAGGAATTTATGTGTGTTCCTAGGTTGTGCATAATGAGGCAACAGCAGCAACTCCTTGTATGTTGGTGCGTATAGAGCATGCTGGATTTGGCTGGGGTACGCGTGTATGTCCGTCGCTCAATCGttgcaaaagccaaaaaaaaaaaaagcagaagGGACGCATTATTGTTGAACGGGTtggaaaagaacatgagaagacgCCGACCTCCAAATCTTTCCGTATCAAGAGTAAAAGACAACTCCCGAATCTAGCAAATTCATCAAGAAAAACCAACGTATGCCTTCTTTTCTTTCTCTCTAAACCGTGCTAGCACCTGCGTATGACGCCATTAACGTGATGTCATCAAACTGATGTCACACAAAGAATTCATCAGCTGCAAGCGAGCAAGACAGACGGAGCAGTCCCTTTCCTTCTAGCGAAATTAGGAGATGATCTACGTATGATAGACGACCGATGGGACCAAAATTAGTTGGAGGGGAAATGCAGCAAATGATGTTTACCTCGACGAACATGGTGTGGACAATGCTGCCGGCCAGCGTGGTAACGCTTGCTGTGATGACCTTGAGACTGAGCAACTCGAGCGCCTTGCACACCATCGCCATGGCGCCCCTCGTCTTGGCGTACCTCACGCTCAACACCGCCAGCTTCTCACCTACCTCCGTCACTTCCAGCTGCACAAACCACAATATATCGCCCGATGCATGTTTATATTGgtttttctttccatctagtaaTCACATAGGACTGACGTTTGACCTAGGAGTGCCTGATGTCGAAGAAATGTTCCAACCAAAATGAAATATCCTTAATTTGAAGCAAATGTTTCCTCCTGTTTTGACACATTCTATTTAtcctagattttttttttgttattttcatataAAGAAATATTCGCACCAATAAGCCTTCTTGTGAACAAATAGCCCAAAGTGCTAATTGATGATCGTCCGTGAGTGATAGTAACTTGGACAAAGACTCATGCCCGGAGCTTCTAACTACCTGGTCCGCACCTTCTCTATATTTTTCTCTGCTAAAGTACTAATTGATGATCGTCCATGAGTGATAGTAACTTGGACAAAGACTCATGCCCGGAGCTTCTAACTATCTGGTCCGCACCTTCTCTATATTTTTCTCGGCTAAAGTGCTAATTGATGATCGTCCATGAGTGATAGTAAGTTGGACAAAGACTCATGCCCGGAGCTTCTAACTACCTGGTCTGCACCTTCTCTATCTTTTTTCTGCTGCATTCATCGCATTTTCGCTTATTCCCCATGTCATTATCTTGCCATTTTGCGTGGCAGAGAGTCTCCTATCTCTCTCGCTTCTTTAACTCAGTATCATGTGCTTACCTCGTCACTTTCACACTAAGAGTTACTTCTCGCTAGAAGACAACCTTCTGTTTCGCGGTAACAAGAGTTTCCTCGAGCATCGTTGGGTGTGCCTTTCTCCCGCACTCTTTGATTTGCACAAGTAACCCCTTTCATCCTATGTGTATCCATTCAAGCACTGCCGACACCaataatatgatgacatgtagtcCGCAAAAACCTCCAATTTGTAGACCTGAAGTTCATTTTTGTATCAAAAAATCATACCTTGGGTATGAGAACTTGCATCCTTTTTGGAGAGGAAAGCTTTGATGTTAGAGACAAAATTTTGAGTTGAAAGTTGATGGAAAGTATTTTAGAAGTAGGATTTTCTTTAGTTGGAAAGTGATTTGTATTGGATCGAAAGTTAAGCCCACTTCAACTGTTGTAGGTAAGATTTCAAGCAGGACCCCGCTTAAACCCACATATAGGTGTTATAAAAATCAACTTAGTGCAATTTTTATTTCAGAATAGTATATGTCTGACTTTTGATTACCTATATGCAGGCTCGCTGCATGTCCGCTTTCCAACCCTTGCGAGAAGTGAACAACTCACGGCCAATTAACGACCAGCCTCTAGCTAGAGGCTCTTGTATACCCTATGTCTCATTTTAGTTATTAAAAAATACTAGCTTGTCAATATTTGTATTTGTCTAAATGGGTGAGGCGACGAGGTTGTGTCCTAATGTTTCGATTGTACTACCTTTTATTGAAAGAATTTGCTATATGTAAGGCCAATGTGATAAGTTTTTCCATGTCAACGTTAAGAATTGTTTGCTTTGGAGGTTGAGATTGGTGTGTACAGAAGGAGAAACAGAGCAAAGATTACATAAGAGAAACTAGGTTAACTTTTTTCGTACTAGAAGAAATACGCACCCAAATCCGTGGGATTTTGTAGCTCAGGCTACATGTAGACCTTTGTTTCGGAGAATTTGAAAACGGGattttagagttctaaaaaattcataaaaaaaccTAGATGTAGGTAATGATGTATTCTATAAAGCTGCAAAATTTAATCTCGAAATACTCTATATTTTAGGGTGTGTAAAAATAACAAAAGTTAAAATCGAAAGTAGTGAACAGTGCAAATTTTAAAACCTCCAAAAAAATATTAGATCGTGTCATTTTTGTGTGGCATTCAAAAAAATGGTCTACATGTAGCGCGAGCTACATTTGTTGTTTCCGCCCAAATTAAAGTTGAACCAGGCTACCAGCTAGGCTCATTTCCGAGAAATCACAAAGCAAGCTAGCAGAGGCATATATCGACTTTATCCTATGTTTGTTCATAAGTCTTCGTATGTTAGTTCATAAGTCATGCATGGTTTGTGCTCTTTTGGGAAACCCCTGGTCGTAGATCAAACTTATAAGCAAAATGCTTTAGTGGACTTGTGGTTTCTATTTTATCGTCAACAGAAATTATGCAGGAACCCATTGCATGCCCCCGACAAGTCAACGTGCTAGAGTCAGCACTGAGCAACAGGACCGTTATGAAGTGCCAGTAGGCCATCAATAATTACCTCGAGGATTTCAACAGCACGAGTGGCAGGGGAACAGATGGCGTCGCTGATGCAGGAGGCTGAGCTTGCCctcctcatcttcttccattGCGGAAAACAGGCGCCGTCTTCCTCCGTCTTGACCACGGCGGTGCAGCTGCCCGATTCGAGGTCGGAAATATCCGCGAGGATCCGCCGCTCCTCCTGGTGCAGCTCCTCGATGTATGCGATGGCGTCCTGGATGATGGACGCCTTGTCCATCTATAGATAACGTCGCACAAACCGGGTTAAATCGTTGAATTGTATTGAGTCGATCGATCAACGGCACGCGCAGGCGCACTGACCTTGGTGATGTTGGGGACGACGGCGCGGAGGGCATAGAGCTTCTCGTTGAGCTTCCTGCGCCGGTCCCTCTCCATGATCATGTTCTTGCTCTCCTTGGCCGCCCTCGTGGTGCCCATCGACCAGGAGCTGGCGCCGTCCGGCGAGCACGAGTCGTCGTAGCAGGAGTAGAGACCGGACAGCGAATCCTCCCCCGGCTGGTACATGCTGCAACGATCAACCAGGCTAATTAATCAAACGAGGAGTAGGCAGAAAAGGAACGAGCTAACAATCACATAGACGCCGGCAATGTTCTGCCCGGAGAGATCAAGAAACAGAGTGCGGCGGGATCTAAATGGGAGCTACGTTCATGGTGGAGGCTGACCTGTCAACTAAGTCGAGCTCGAGCACCTGGGCCTGGAAATCGAGCTCGAGCACCTGGGCGTCCAAGAAGCTTGGCGTCTCCCAGAAGGAATCGAAGCTCACGTCCTCCATCGGGACGATCGAGTCGATCTCCTCAGTCCTCACTCTCCTAGTATATTATTTCTCACTCCTGCTTGTCTCTTGTGCTAGTAGTACAATAATCACTAATCAGGGACACTTGTTCACATATTCAGCACATAGCCACCCAAATGCTTTATATACGCGAAGTCGCAAAGCATGTAATGATAAGTGGGCGGGAATATGTGATGCAGCTTGTGTGGATGGATAGCGTAAATTCCCTAACGCAAAGAAAGCCTGTGCAGTGGAGTAGCTGCAGATACGGATGGATGGTAGATCTGCGTTGCATAGGTAGCGGGCGGGGGCCATGGCGCCGACGACGTGCGTGCGAGGGAGACCACCCTAGCTACGGCCTACCTGATGGCACCTGGCGCGCTCTCCGCCTAGGCCTCGTGCGTGCTGCACAATCATAGGCTGCTACCTCCATTTTCGGTTCGTTTTTCCCTGTCGACATAGATGGAATCTGTACGCGCGCTGCTGTCCCGTTCGTTCGGGTCCATGAACTTTGGCTCAGACCATTTATGTGGCAGCAGCATCTTCGTCCATGGCGATGCTTTGTTCCTCGTAATTTTTGCTTCTTACTCCTATAAAGGCATCTCTAGTAGACCCCGTTACACCCCATATGAGGAGATGCAGGGCATGGTTTGTTTTTCAGCCGAAAATAGCTCGCGTGGATAGACCCTACAAAACCAACCGGTATAACAGCATATTCCGGAATATGATGTTATGCCAGCTAGTCTTATAGTTTGGTCTGCCTCAATTCTTGCCAAATCTAAAATGAAAACCACAACAAAGGGTTTTGCATCATTTCAACATATATATGTTTCATTGTTTATAAAAATATGAATATAACATTTATATAAACTAAGATTTGATAGTTTTAAACATCACACAATACAATAATAATCAATATTGCAACAATAGGTCAAATTCAAATAATTAAACAAATGGCAAATACACAACAATAATCAATATTACAACAAATGGTTCAAATAAAAAATGGAATGAAATAAATAGAAGTGCCACACTATCTACCTATGCTAATGGTGTTGAATGAGATCAAGCTGAAGCTGGTTTTGAGTTCCCGCTTTCTCAACGTTATGGTATGTCTCAAGAAATGCTTGTATTTTATACAGGTTTCTTCATGGCTTCACCCGGGTACCAACATTGTCAAAGAAGAACTCTAAGTTGAAGTCCCTCTCATCCGGCTGGGACCTCGGACTATTACAAATATGGCTTGCAGGACCATAAAAGCTCTCTCTCTCTCGGTGTCTTTTCAGGCTGCCTCTTGTGCCTTTGCAAATTCAGCTTTAGCTCGGTTCTCCGGTCGGTAGACCGATGATCCTAACAAATGTTTCCCAATTCGGGTatatgccatcagcaagatagtAGCTCATTGTGTAGTCATGACAATTGATGTTGTAGTTGCATGTCGGAGCATCACCAGTAGCTAATCGGGCAAGAAGATGAGACTTATGCAACACATTGATATCATTAAGAGAATGCAGAACACCAAAAAAGCAATGTTAAATCCTTAGATCCTCAGAAGTAACTTCCTCAAGCACGGTTGTTGGATCGTGACTCTTATCGCAGTACATCCCCTAACAAGCCTTCGGGTGGTTCTTCCAATTCCAATGCATATAGTCAATGTTGTCGAGCATTCCCTGCCATCCCAACCTTCATTATGCATCATCAACCTCGTTATGTCGCACCGTGGATATCTTTTGATGTGCGCTAAATGCAAGAAAACGGGTTGCATTTCTCTTGCGCTTAAAATAGAGAATTTTGCCCCCGCGAGTATTGACGATATCATTTAAAAGAGATTAATGCATTCGGTAACGATGGCAAAAGAGATGAGTGGGATATGTCGGTACCTCAGCGAAGAAATCTCACATGAGCATGTTGTGGCCGAGCGCACGGTTGCGAGGAATGCAATGCCGACCAACTTTGGATCCCGATAGCCAGTTTTTTTCCTTATGTCCTCGAGCTCCTTCATGGCTAGGAGCACCATCATTTGCTCGATATCATCGCCGAGCAGTTTGTCTAAATCCGAGTCGTCCAACGACGATGAATCCTCCATAAAAAATAGGATGTGCATGCTCAACGGCATCTACAAACGAATCGGCAGAATTACTAGCCATCTAGGGCACGACGACCATGTGAATGTGTCGAAAGAACGAAAATTGGCATATCTTTGCCGTGGTAGCTTCGGGCGGTGTCGATTCACGGTGGTGTGCTTGATTTGCGGCAGCGCTTCCACTCGTGGAGGCGCGCGGAGCTTCGCGTACACTGGCGATGGTGTAGGAGCCTACCATGCAAGCGCGCTCGAGCTCCGATTGGGATCCATCGAAGCTTCGACCACATGCGGGATCCCGTTGATGCGGCCACGGACGGCCATTCGCGTTAGGGGAATGGGCACGATGGGTGGCGGGGAGGCGTTTCTATCGGCTATAATCAGGAGGGGCAAAGGACACGGTCAGAATCTGCGGCCACGCACGGCGGAGGAGCTAGCGCGGGCACACGCTAAAATATTCGTGCAAGGCTGAAATGGCCTTCACGCCAATGCCTCGCACGGGATGGACGCTGCCTCCAGTTTGGCCCCAAAATCTGTGGGGCTAGAATCAGAGTTGCCCAGCCACCCATGCATCCATGTGTTAgctcttcgtgtccatcttcgcATGTTGGCTCTTCCTCGCTTCCACCATCGCTTGATGTTATCTTCGTGTCATAGCAGGGTGAATTTTACTCCAAGTGGGACTTTCTGTGATTTACATATAATGTGTACACACCAAAGATTGTGCATTTTTTGCAACTATTAGTGGGTTAGTTCCATCAAATATAATAAAGTTACCAAAATTTATAGATTTTAACATAATAAACTACAAATTCATGGATACATTTTACACTTATCAGATGCTTAACATTATCGGCCGCGCAACACTTATGACCGAGCGGCCAGACTCGTAAAGCTGCACGCGGGAGAGGTCCTTGATGCGGTCGATGATGGCCATGTTCACCTCCTTGAGGATGGTCGCACGCGCTTGCTCGCGCTCCTGGGGGCCGTCTTGAAGGACGCAAGGAGAGCCGCATGCTCATGTCTCGTCGGTGGCTCGTCGACCTCATCGAAGTCCATCGCAGGCAGCTCGTCGGCCTCGTCGAAGTCCACAGTAGTCGCCTCGTCATCCTCAGCTTCCACATAGGCAGCGACATCCCCTTTTGCCGCCACCTCATCCTCCACTAGTGTGTAGCGCTTGCGCGCCAGGTGGGCGAGCGCAGATCGTGATATTGCGGCAAGGCATGGCTGCAATGGTGTATTTGTGTGGCCATCATCTCCACTGCGCCGTCCTTCTTATAGCCCACAACCTAAACGAAGTGTCTGCTAGGGTCATAAGCGGACCTAGCATTTTTCTGAAGCCTGGGCATAGAACAAGGCTGCAGTCTAGTTCCAAGAAAATAGCAGACAATATGCAATGTTTTCACAAGGCAACCAACGCTGAAGCCCGGGCAAGTGCCCAGGCAACAGGGGTGCTTGGTCTGCCCATGGCTAGGGTAGGAACCATCTGGCCGCACCGAAGGTGACTTGGTGGTTGGGGAGGCGAAGTGCCGGCATTAAGTTTTGTCGGGTGGTCCATGGTGGCAAAGGGGAACAAGAAAAATGGGGTGGTTCGTTTAGTGCACACCCGCCCAACTCCTTCCCGCCCGTTTTAATCGTTTGAAATTTTGAATCTCTATTTAAAAATTGAATAAGTATATATGAGCTAAAATGCAAATAACTAGTTTGGCACATCCAATTTGAGTGAAACCAATTGCGTTAGAACTAGATTTTCAATACCTTTCATATGCCACTgttcttgtatttttaggatttttgtacgctTTTTTGCATGATAATCTTGCTCTATGTATAGTTTAGTCTCAAAGTAATTTctaaaattgtaggattaatatATTTTAGTGAATCCAGTTTTTCTAATATTGTTTTAGTGCTGGACATCTAGAAAAATTAGTATTAGCCTTTCTTCATGCAAATTTGTTACTGTTAGAGATAGTTGTGTGTCACACGAAATGTTGAACCTAAACcctttgtttttattcaagtcttTAACCACTCTTTTTTCTTAAAATGGCCAACTCATGTTTTAGTCTTGCCAAACACATACCCCTGCATACTTAGATTTGTTTTATTTAAACCTTGATCTTGAGTTGGAATATGGTGTTGATTTTATGTTGTTTCTCGTTTATTTTTGCGATGCTAGATTTGAACGTGGgtgaagttgaaggagaagaagtgGGTGAAGGATTTGAAGAAAACCAGGGACTAGCCAACCAAGGCAATCCATACTTTGATCTCATGTTGCTATATTACTTGTTGTTGTTTGCCTTCTTGAAATCCTTGCCTCTTGATCCATCTTGGGCTGATCCTACTTATGTTGACGCTATGCATGCTTATAGTAAGAATGCATGACCCCCTTGACACCTCAACTATCatatccttagtggtatgatggctagcatcatgccccTTGTTGTTAAGCTTAGTTCATCTCAATAGAaccttaggttgggaaccccgatGTTTTATGTTTTGGAAAGGCTTTGAAAACTTTGGGAAGATGTGGTCTTGCCCAAGTATTGTTTCAAGAGAAAGGTCATGATGTTTCAGAAAGTGGTTTATGGTTAGTTGATAACAAAAGGAAGAGTGGGTAAAATGCTTTAAAAAGAGCACTGCATATAAGTGTTCGTCATCCCAACTTTTTATCGTGCAACCACACTACCATGAGaagggacggggcttagctcgtagtttgttcttcttaacatgggatacCTCACAACTATATAAATGTAAGGCTACCCCTGAATCCgggttgtcgttggtggagacaatagtataacgggatgcCTTCGGGGCTACCCGTCTGGAAGAAACTATGGGTCTCCCGTCGTGGCAATGGAGTCACACTCAAAGAGAGGTGAGCTGCCATGGTtttccggggaggtacatactccatagggtaggatcctatGTTAAGACGAATAGGTGAAAggttatgtccgagtttttgtcatggcatagttgatctgCGGGGATGATACCCACATGATAGACTCGCGGATCTTTTGGGGAAGTGCGCAAACCCTGTAGAgtatcaatctattcgaatagccgcttccgcggtcatggacgagtTGTAATGTCCATACTTAACCGGGGCTAGTTTTGTTTTAGAAATGTTTTACAAAGATAAAGTTGTtctcggagtaccggaagggtacgggaaaagttttgatgaccatatggagatggttggcAAGGAAATAAATAGGGTTACCCCCATCCTAgcggttttatgttgtagaactcttttgaagtatcttcttcaacaaagatatagagatgttataggacctcttttgaagtatcttcttcaaccaggatatagagatgtcgtaggaCCCCTTTGAGGTTTCCACTTCAATAAAGAAGTAaagatgctacatccacaagagaaactgcttCTCTTTTACATgctactagcaaaagtgcccgtgcgttgcaccgggagaatcCAATACTCAAACGCTCATGCAAACCATCCGTGTTGACACTTCCCTTTGCCACCATCAATGACGATGATCATGTTTTTCTCCTATTCATGAAGAACATAATCAAAGTGCCTCTTTATATGCATAGTTTATTTCTAAATAACACTTTCTCGTATTCGTGGCATTGATGAGTTAGATTGCGAGCTCGTCGCTGCACCAACTTGTAATACGATAAACTTGTAATGATGGTGACGCCACATTTAAATTTTATTAAGATATATGAATCCAACGTATTTATAGTTACGCGTTCGTGTATTGCTATATGTTAATCTTTTATTGAATCCATGCCATAGAAAATTTATTGTAAGCTTAGTTGGTATTTTGGTTGAGCTATTACCTTTAGATTGGCATCTGAAGAGAAAATGAGATGAGGCTAATGATGCAATAGCTTAAGCAAACAAATAAAAATAATGCCAAAATACAATTAATTTTCTTTCTAAGACTCTAAAGCACTGAAAAGCTAACGAAAGCTCAGGTCAAGCCGATGTCCTTCACCTATATGGAAAGATCACTCTTGTAACAATGAAAAACTTAATAAAGCTCATTTGGTGTAAGAAATACAGGACATGGTCACACTTTTAGTACCCGGTCAAAATACGACGGACCATTAGAAATCACGAGGCCATGAAAATATTGTGCTTATAAGTTCCACAGAAACTAACCAGTTGGCTATGAGCTAATACAACATGATCCCAGGTCGTCATGAGTGTAGCAAAGTAGCATCTGAATAACAACCATTAACTTGTCCTGTTAGATGTATAAGATGAGTGACTCATAATTCCAACAGTCTAATATAAAGGTCAATTATATGAGCTAGGTTCCTTTCTCATATTTCAACATTCATACATGAGAAGCAAAGATGTTGCAGATGGATTTTGAGTAGGATAGAATGGATATTCTGTTTTGATACTGGCAAGTGCAGCCATTTATATTCGTTGATCAAAGTTACTACTTTAGGAAATTCCTATAAAATATCCTTTGCTAGGTGTGTATTTTCTCGATTGGAATAGCTCATCTCACAACTGTTCTGTAAATTCACCGAATGAAAAACAACAATCGCTGTAAATTGAACATGAGCATGTATCTTTGGAGTATATACACAAGTACTGCAATGTCTACACTGCATCAACGCCgtgtatatccacaagagaaactagtatttccctcttgtcatcttagactagcacttgttatcttgcactcttgcaaagtatcttcttgatggtttgtgagtagaattccaatgtactcacggctttgtccctggctattaacttggctAGACTATGAGGAGGAGTTCGAAGATGATGGAGGTTACCAGGATGACTATGTGACCTAGGACGATCTCCCAGTCAGCTGCCTATAGggttta
This region of Lolium perenne isolate Kyuss_39 chromosome 2, Kyuss_2.0, whole genome shotgun sequence genomic DNA includes:
- the LOC127334212 gene encoding transcription factor BHLH6 → MEDVSFDSFWETPSFLDAQVLELDFQAQVLELDLVDSMYQPGEDSLSGLYSCYDDSCSPDGASSWSMGTTRAAKESKNMIMERDRRRKLNEKLYALRAVVPNITKMDKASIIQDAIAYIEELHQEERRILADISDLESGSCTAVVKTEEDGACFPQWKKMRRASSASCISDAICSPATRAVEILELEVTEVGEKLAVLSVRYAKTRGAMAMVCKALELLSLKVITASVTTLAGSIVHTMFVETDVMYGAETIKEMVQAAIGQLHVTRSPLKSMSYR